A part of Petroclostridium xylanilyticum genomic DNA contains:
- a CDS encoding SPFH domain-containing protein, with the protein MWILILIVIAFILIVTNIRVVPQAHAYVIERLGAYMTTWNVGLHVKVPLIDRVAKSVSLKEQVVDFAPQPVITKDNVTMQIDTVVYFQITDPKLYTYGVDNPMSAIENLTATTLRNIIGDLELDETLTSRDTVNTKMRSILDEATDAWGIKINRVELKNIIPPKEIQDAMEKQMKAERERREAILRAEGEKKSAILVAEGKKESAILEAEAEKQAAILRAEAKKEAAIKEAEGQAEAILKVQQATAEGLKMLNASNPNQAVIAIKSLEALQKVADGKATKIIIPSEIQGLAGLAASLTELMDKKEIE; encoded by the coding sequence ATGTGGATTTTAATTTTAATTGTAATTGCTTTTATCCTAATTGTGACGAATATTAGAGTGGTGCCGCAGGCGCATGCATATGTCATTGAAAGACTGGGTGCTTATATGACTACATGGAATGTGGGACTTCATGTAAAAGTTCCATTGATTGACAGGGTTGCGAAATCAGTATCACTGAAGGAACAGGTGGTTGATTTTGCACCGCAGCCTGTGATTACAAAAGATAATGTTACCATGCAGATTGATACGGTAGTCTATTTTCAAATTACCGATCCCAAGCTGTACACTTATGGCGTTGATAACCCGATGTCAGCCATAGAGAACCTTACCGCTACCACTTTAAGAAATATTATTGGGGATCTGGAGTTGGACGAAACCTTAACCTCCCGTGATACGGTGAATACCAAGATGAGATCCATCCTGGATGAAGCCACCGATGCCTGGGGAATTAAAATTAATCGTGTAGAATTGAAAAACATTATCCCGCCGAAAGAAATACAGGATGCCATGGAAAAACAAATGAAAGCAGAAAGAGAACGAAGAGAAGCCATACTGCGTGCCGAAGGTGAGAAAAAATCTGCAATATTAGTTGCTGAAGGGAAAAAGGAATCGGCAATCTTGGAAGCAGAAGCAGAAAAGCAGGCAGCGATACTGAGAGCAGAGGCTAAGAAAGAGGCTGCAATTAAAGAAGCGGAAGGGCAGGCGGAAGCTATTCTTAAAGTACAGCAGGCTACTGCGGAAGGCTTGAAGATGTTGAATGCATCCAACCCGAATCAGGCTGTTATTGCCATTAAGAGTCTGGAAGCCCTTCAGAAGGTTGCTGACGGCAAGGCAACAAAGATTATTATTCCTTCTGAAATCCAGGGGCTTGCGGGGCTAGCTGCATCACTGACAGAACTTATGGATAAAAAAGAAATTGAATAA
- a CDS encoding Na/Pi cotransporter family protein, translating into MSNPAIIILFNLICGTTALMYGVNLMGEGLEKNNTKMIKKILTKFTSNVWKAFITGTLVTALVQSSTAITVMTVGFVNAGLMLLPQAIGIIYGANIGTTITAQLMSFNLTDIAFPALVIGFTIAGFSKKKTVKNAGLAIMGFSFMFIGLRVLNASVPYIKESKEVYNFFRIYGQNIYIGLFIGMLTTMLVHSSSATVGLTIVLFNSQLISFESAIGLTLGDNIGTCITAQLASLQANIAAKRTAWAHTLYNIIGVFIALIFLYPFTRIVEYITLALGQDETHLIANTHTIFNILSAILFLPITKYYVKFIVKIIPEPLSPYMDKIKVTKYPD; encoded by the coding sequence ATGTCTAACCCTGCCATTATTATCTTATTTAATCTTATATGTGGTACTACAGCCTTAATGTACGGCGTAAATCTTATGGGCGAAGGGCTTGAAAAAAACAATACAAAAATGATCAAAAAAATATTAACAAAATTTACAAGCAATGTGTGGAAAGCATTTATAACTGGTACTCTGGTCACAGCATTGGTACAAAGCAGTACAGCCATTACAGTCATGACAGTAGGTTTTGTCAACGCAGGATTAATGCTGTTGCCTCAAGCAATAGGGATCATCTATGGTGCCAATATCGGCACTACAATTACTGCGCAGTTAATGTCTTTTAACCTAACCGATATCGCCTTTCCTGCTTTGGTTATCGGTTTTACAATTGCTGGTTTTTCAAAAAAGAAAACAGTAAAAAATGCAGGCCTCGCAATAATGGGCTTTAGCTTTATGTTTATTGGGCTTAGAGTTTTGAACGCCAGCGTCCCTTACATCAAAGAAAGTAAAGAAGTTTACAATTTTTTTAGAATTTACGGACAAAATATCTATATCGGCTTATTTATAGGAATGCTAACTACAATGTTAGTTCACAGCAGCAGTGCTACAGTGGGATTGACTATCGTGCTTTTCAATTCTCAGCTAATAAGTTTTGAATCTGCCATAGGCCTGACATTGGGTGATAATATCGGCACCTGTATAACTGCACAGCTTGCCAGTCTTCAAGCCAATATTGCCGCTAAGCGTACTGCCTGGGCACATACCTTGTATAATATTATCGGAGTTTTTATTGCTTTAATCTTCCTCTACCCTTTCACAAGGATTGTTGAATATATTACACTTGCCCTAGGACAGGATGAAACACACCTCATTGCAAACACACATACTATATTTAACATATTAAGTGCAATCCTATTTCTACCCATTACAAAGTATTATGTGAAGTTTATCGTAAAAATTATCCCGGAGCCATTATCTCCTTACATGGACAAAATAAAAGTCACAAAATATCCTGATTAA
- a CDS encoding carbohydrate ABC transporter permease produces the protein MRKREALKDKLAFIFLLGAAIVIMFPFFWMLSTALKPSSELFLRPPALFPKNPAWSNFKTALNMAPFGRYFLNSSIVASSAVILTVFINLLAGYTFAKHKFKGRKILFILVVSTLMIPMQIIMVPNFIIVSTLGWLNTYTGLVVPRAAEAFGLFLSKQFMEDIPYELIEAARIDGESEFRIFIKIILPNCKPLIAVLAIFTFMWRWNDFIWPLIITSKKEMYTVQLGMSTLVGQFYVEWNSLMAIALLSILPMLIIFLIFQKFFVQGIATSGLKS, from the coding sequence ATGCGAAAAAGAGAAGCTTTAAAAGATAAATTAGCCTTTATATTCCTACTGGGGGCAGCAATAGTAATAATGTTTCCTTTTTTTTGGATGTTATCAACAGCCCTTAAACCTTCCAGTGAACTGTTTTTGAGACCACCTGCACTTTTTCCGAAAAATCCTGCATGGTCAAATTTTAAGACGGCTTTAAATATGGCTCCCTTTGGGAGATATTTTTTGAATAGTAGTATAGTTGCTAGTTCGGCAGTAATATTAACGGTATTTATTAACCTGTTGGCAGGATATACTTTTGCGAAACATAAATTTAAAGGTAGAAAAATATTATTCATATTGGTTGTGTCAACTTTGATGATACCTATGCAAATTATTATGGTCCCTAATTTTATAATTGTTTCAACTTTAGGTTGGTTAAATACCTATACAGGTTTGGTGGTACCAAGAGCTGCAGAAGCCTTTGGATTATTTCTCTCCAAACAGTTTATGGAAGATATACCTTATGAACTCATTGAAGCAGCAAGAATAGATGGTGAAAGTGAATTCAGAATATTTATAAAGATTATATTGCCAAACTGCAAACCATTGATTGCGGTATTAGCAATCTTTACTTTCATGTGGAGATGGAATGATTTCATATGGCCACTCATAATAACTAGTAAAAAAGAAATGTATACCGTACAGTTGGGGATGAGTACATTAGTTGGTCAGTTTTATGTTGAGTGGAACTCTTTAATGGCAATTGCGTTATTATCTATATTGCCTATGTTAATAATATTTTTGATTTTCCAAAAATTCTTTGTGCAGGGAATTGCAACATCAGGCTTAAAGAGCTAA
- a CDS encoding FMN-binding protein, translating to MLQKQTYEVDSVTGATISSINWKLAVKRALEKTVK from the coding sequence ATGCTTCAAAAACAGACATATGAAGTCGATTCCGTCACCGGCGCTACAATAAGCTCTATCAACTGGAAGTTAGCCGTCAAAAGGGCTTTAGAAAAAACTGTAAAATAA
- a CDS encoding NfeD family protein, translating into MYPGISHVMLWLIIAIVLGIIEAVTLGVVTIWFAIGALLALIGAAIGFSLQYQIVIFLLSSGILLYYTRPIIKKYLKVGTVRTNADRLIGEKGVVTERIDVANGRGQVKVLGQIWSARSSDNQEIPEGERVEILDISGVKLVVKKLER; encoded by the coding sequence ATGTATCCGGGGATATCTCATGTAATGTTATGGCTGATTATTGCTATTGTTTTAGGAATTATTGAAGCGGTAACACTAGGGGTAGTAACAATATGGTTTGCCATTGGCGCACTTCTTGCTCTTATAGGTGCGGCAATTGGATTTTCTCTTCAATATCAAATTGTTATTTTTCTACTATCATCAGGAATACTTTTATATTACACACGGCCTATCATAAAAAAATATTTAAAAGTTGGAACGGTAAGAACAAATGCAGACAGGTTAATTGGAGAAAAGGGGGTTGTGACCGAAAGGATTGATGTTGCAAACGGCAGAGGACAGGTAAAAGTGCTGGGACAAATATGGTCTGCACGGTCTTCTGATAATCAAGAAATTCCGGAAGGTGAAAGGGTAGAGATTCTGGATATTTCAGGTGTAAAATTAGTGGTAAAAAAATTGGAAAGATAG
- a CDS encoding IS110 family transposase: MNFRPIAGIDVGKFFSEMAILSPSNEVIARMKIRHDSSTDVERAVELLKKTEKDFDSRPFVVMESTGHYHKILFHSLCKAGFEVSVTNPIQTDSIKNIGIRKVKNDKVDARKIALLYRFQELKTTNILDEDIECLRSLCRQYYKLSDELTAYKNRFTGIVDQLMLNFKDVFPNIFSKAALAVLEEYPTPAHILKADRNKLISMIQEKSHKSLKWATEKYELLVSKARDFEPLSIHNSSNIAMLGVYISMIRTLEENLEKVLKAIHKLIDEDLAKDMPVLALTLELLQSIPGIGLLSAATILAEIGDFSAFKKPGKLVAYFGIDPSVMQSGEFTGTRNKMSKRGSRLLRRVLFTIALANIRTKRDKTACNPVLLEFYQQKCRSKPKKVALGAVMRKLVNYIFAVLRDRKPYQLRSPQEHAKNLAAKHTAA; encoded by the coding sequence ATGAATTTCAGACCCATTGCAGGCATTGATGTGGGCAAGTTCTTCAGTGAGATGGCGATTCTTTCTCCATCCAATGAAGTAATTGCCCGCATGAAGATTCGCCATGATTCCAGTACCGACGTTGAAAGAGCCGTTGAATTGCTGAAAAAAACGGAAAAGGACTTTGATTCAAGGCCTTTCGTCGTCATGGAATCCACCGGGCACTATCACAAAATCCTTTTCCATTCACTTTGTAAAGCTGGATTTGAGGTTTCAGTAACAAACCCCATCCAGACTGATTCTATCAAAAATATTGGAATTAGAAAAGTGAAAAATGATAAAGTGGATGCCCGGAAAATTGCATTGCTCTACAGATTTCAGGAGCTTAAAACTACTAATATCCTCGATGAGGATATTGAATGCTTAAGGAGCCTTTGCCGCCAGTACTACAAGCTCTCTGACGAGCTTACTGCCTACAAAAACAGGTTTACGGGTATTGTTGACCAACTCATGCTAAACTTTAAGGATGTATTCCCCAACATCTTTTCAAAGGCTGCTCTTGCAGTCCTGGAGGAGTATCCTACGCCTGCCCATATTCTTAAGGCTGACAGGAACAAGCTGATTTCAATGATTCAGGAAAAGTCCCACAAAAGCCTTAAATGGGCAACTGAAAAGTATGAGCTTTTGGTCTCCAAGGCCAGAGATTTTGAACCTTTGAGCATTCACAATTCCTCAAATATTGCCATGCTCGGTGTGTACATCTCCATGATCAGAACCCTGGAGGAAAACCTGGAGAAAGTCCTTAAAGCCATCCATAAGCTGATTGATGAGGACCTGGCAAAGGACATGCCTGTACTTGCATTGACGCTTGAACTCTTGCAGAGCATTCCCGGCATAGGCCTTCTGTCTGCTGCCACCATTCTTGCGGAGATTGGCGACTTTTCGGCCTTTAAAAAGCCGGGCAAGCTGGTTGCTTATTTCGGCATTGACCCCTCTGTCATGCAGTCCGGAGAGTTTACCGGTACACGTAACAAGATGTCTAAGAGGGGTTCAAGGCTGCTTCGCAGGGTGCTTTTTACAATTGCTCTTGCCAATATCCGTACCAAGAGGGATAAGACAGCTTGCAACCCTGTGTTACTGGAGTTTTATCAACAGAAGTGCCGGAGCAAACCTAAAAAAGTAGCTTTGGGAGCTGTTATGCGTAAGCTTGTTAATTATATTTTTGCTGTTCTGAGGGATAGAAAGCCTTATCAGCTACGTAGCCCCCAAGAGCATGCGAAGAATCTTGCAGCAAAGCATACAGCAGCTTAA
- the asrA gene encoding anaerobic sulfite reductase subunit AsrA, which yields MSYCLSYEQVDDIFLQLRKSYKIYAPKRFPKKGRYSDTDLVRYDEIKSVSEIELEHRGDYSPKEVIYPINQTLFYFTEDEYRESKVHNKGIIIFARPCDINGIKRLDKIFLENGGHEDVYYKRLREKVKFVLLECGGGWESCFCCSMGANKTDDYQLAMRFNKEADKILVEVKDESFENLFNIGKTCEFTPEFVTENKTTVTIPDITPELVPEIYKLSMWDEYNSRCVGCGACNAVCITCSCFNTTDTTYTQNSKIGERRRTWTGCLNDKFTTVAGGHAFRDKIGDRMRFKALHKLYDYKQRFKTDGHMCVGCGRCDDVCPQYIAFSHTIKKLHDAAEQLKDQLIKVKSF from the coding sequence GTGTCGTATTGTTTAAGTTATGAACAGGTAGACGATATATTTTTACAGCTTAGAAAAAGCTATAAAATATATGCGCCTAAGCGTTTCCCCAAAAAAGGCAGATATTCCGATACCGACCTTGTAAGGTACGATGAAATAAAATCGGTATCTGAAATTGAGCTTGAACATAGGGGTGACTATTCACCTAAAGAGGTAATATATCCGATTAACCAAACACTTTTCTATTTTACAGAGGACGAATATCGTGAAAGTAAGGTTCATAATAAGGGAATTATTATATTTGCCCGTCCCTGTGATATAAACGGTATAAAACGTCTTGATAAGATATTCCTTGAAAACGGCGGACATGAGGACGTTTATTACAAACGCTTGCGTGAAAAGGTTAAATTTGTTCTGCTTGAGTGTGGCGGTGGTTGGGAATCATGCTTCTGCTGCTCTATGGGTGCAAACAAAACTGATGATTATCAGCTTGCGATGCGCTTTAATAAAGAAGCTGACAAAATACTCGTTGAGGTAAAGGACGAGAGCTTTGAAAACCTGTTTAATATCGGTAAAACATGTGAATTTACTCCGGAGTTTGTAACCGAAAATAAAACCACTGTTACTATCCCTGATATAACCCCTGAGCTTGTTCCTGAAATATATAAGCTTTCAATGTGGGACGAGTATAATTCACGTTGCGTTGGATGCGGTGCATGCAATGCGGTATGTATTACCTGCTCCTGCTTTAACACCACCGACACAACCTATACGCAAAACAGTAAAATCGGTGAACGCCGTCGCACATGGACAGGCTGTTTAAACGATAAGTTCACCACAGTTGCCGGTGGACATGCTTTCAGAGATAAAATAGGCGACCGTATGAGATTTAAAGCATTGCACAAGCTGTATGACTACAAGCAAAGATTTAAAACAGACGGTCACATGTGTGTTGGCTGTGGACGATGTGATGATGTATGCCCGCAATATATAGCTTTTTCACACACAATAAAAAAGTTGCATGATGCTGCCGAACAACTGAAAGACCAGCTAATTAAAGTCAAGAGTTTTTAA